The genomic segment TTAACTGCCTTATTTTTTCAACATTTTCCATTTTCACAGGCTGGCCCAGATAAGCCCTGGCCTTATCTCTCCAGAACAAAGACCATGAATAAGCAGGCCATACATCATCAGGAAGATTTTCAAGGTAATCTTCAAAAATCTTAACGGCTGTTTCTGCATGAGAAAAACAATCCTCCTGATAACCCTGATACCAGTCTGCAAGACAGACACCTGCTCCATATAAAATTGCCCAGTGAATAGTTCCTTCCTTTACACTGCATGTTTCAATAATCTCAGGTATTTTTTTCCGTGCAGCATCATAACTGCCTGAAATACAGGCAGATACAAGATAAGAAAGAGAAAGCCCGAAAACCTTATCCATATCCTGTGATTTTATGCGGTAATCAATAGCTTTTTGAAGCCATTTAAGGCAGGTAGAAGCATCAATCCATGCAGCACTGCTGAACTGGGCTGCTTTTTCATATATATTTAAAAGAATATCCTGAGAACCTGGATAATCCTGATTATCTTCCAAAAAACGGGCTGCATTCCGGTAATGGTCAAAAGCATCCCATTCAACATTATTTATTTCAGCATCCCTGCCTGCTTCAAGAGAATATTTAATGGCTTTAAAGCTGTTTTCAGCAGCAGCATAATGTGCTGCAATCACAGGAATCAGGGTCCTGTCATCAGGTGTGAGCCTGGTTTCAAGAAAATCTGCTTTTTTATTATGCAGTTTCTTTTTTTGTGAATTATCCAGGTTTTCATATAAAACCCTGCGTATAATATCATGGGAAAACTGATAATACTGATTTGATTTTATTATAATCTGATAATTCATCAATTCATCAATGCCCTGGAAAAAACCTGGTTCATCATAACCTGATACTGCCTGCCAGTTTTCCAGATCAAGCCTGTCTTTTATCACAGATGCAATATCAGCCAGCCCCCTGGCTTCAGGGCTGAGTCTGCCGGTTCTCTGGATCAGGCGTTCCTCCATGTTTGAAGGCAGGGACAGGGAATTTAAATTTACTGGTTCTGTCCAGTTTTTTCCTGATTTGGTCAGATGGCCGCCTGTAATCATATATCTTAAAAATTCAATCAGATCAAAAACATTGCCCCCGCAGTTTTTAAAGCAGTAATCTGAAAAATCCAGGAATATGGGAGAGGGGTAGAGAAGATTTTCAATCAAGGTACGGGTCTGATGGCTGTCCAAAGGCTTTAATTCTATATATTCAGTCAGATTTTCTTCAACTGTATGCCACAGAACAGAGGTTTTTTCTATTTCATTTTTTCTAAATCCCCCGATTATAAGGACCTTCAATCTGTCCGAGGCTCTTATAAGTTCGTTAAAAACCTGGATACTTTTTAAATCTGCCCAGTGAAGATCATCAAGAAAAATAACAAAAGGTGTTTTTTGGGAAACTGCTTCTATCCACAGGATAAGAGATTTAATTAAATCATTTTCATATATCTGTCTGGATTCAGAATCATAAGTTTTGGAAATATATTCAAGACAATCTTTGTAAGCCTGAACCTCCTTTTCCTGGGAAAGAGGTATGAGCTGAAGCATCAAACCTTTGATCCATCCAAATATCTGGCCTGCTGCTGTCTGGCTGTTTATAAATATTGTTTTTATGCCTTCAAGCTCTGCAATATTTTTCATCTCACCCAAAAGCCTTGTTTTTCCCATGCCTGCCGCAGCACCGACAAATAAAGCACTGGTCTGGCTGTTTTGCAAAAGATTTAATTTTTTTATAAAAACAGTCTGCTCTACAGCACGGCCTATGATCTTGCTGCTGTATAAATATCCCTGCCTGGGTTCTGATGTTTCAATAGTTCTCGGCTTTCCTGTAAGATGCTCCAAATCTTCCAGAAGTTCGGGACAGTTTCTATATCTTGCATCCTTATCTTTTTCCAGCATCTTTAAGACAATGGCATTAAGGGACTCAGGAATATGGGGATAAAAATCAGTCAAAGGTTTTGGAGTTTTTTTCAAATGAGCATTGAGAATTTCAACGCTTTTGCCAATAAAGGGACGCTGACCTGAAAGCAGTTCATAAGCAATAATTCCAATGGAATATACATCTGTGCTTTCATCTATAATTCCCCCTGTAAATGTTTCAGGAGCCAGGTAATAATAAGTACCTGAAACCCTGTCTGAAGCAGGAAGTCCCAGCTGGCTCATAAGACCAAAATCAAGGAGTTTGATTGTATTGTCATCCATGAGCTTTATATTATCAGGCTTAAGATCCCTGTGAACATATAAGCGGGAATGGATACATGACGCAGCCTGTGCAATATTAATAATTATCTCAACAACCTGATCTGTGGATAAAGATGAAAGTTCAGAAAGATTTTTACCAGGGATAAATTCCATTGTAATAAAAGGATGATTATGGGCGCTTATGCCGAATTCAAAAACCTTAACCATATGAGGATGCTGAAACTCAGACATAATTCTGAACTCATTTTTAAAACCAAGTATGGATGCCTGGGAAACAATATGCTGTCTGCTTAATTCTTTTAATGCCAGTACCTCATTTCTGACAGAATCATGCACTTTATACACACGGCCCATACCGCCATGTCCAATATCCTCTAAAATTTTGTACCTCCTGCCAAAAGGGAAGTCTTGATGATGATTCATATTTTTCTCCTGGATTAAGGTTAAGGGTTAAAAACAGAAAAAAGGTCTTATATAAAGGAAAGACTAAACAGGGCAGTATTACCGGTAACATGGATTACAACAGGAACCATAAGCTTTCCTTCAATTTCATATGCCAGGGCAAATACAATACTGCCCACAACCTGGGTCAAACCAAAACTTGAATGAAGCAGGACAAAAAATAAACTGCTTAAGCCAAGAGCCGGAAAAACACCCCATTTTCTAAAAAAACCATACAAAATGCCCCTGAAAAAGATTTCTTCTGCAACAGGCCCTATAAAACCTCCGACAATGAAAAATACAATACATTCAAAAGTATCTTCAGGAAGCCTGATATGGAGCATTTTTAAAGGATTAAGGTTAAAAATCCATAAAATAATGAAAACAATTATAACAACACCAGCAAACACCAGGGACCAGACAATGCCTTTCTTTAAACCCGGCAGAATCTGCCCCTCTCCCATTCCCAGACATGAAAAATCCCTGTTTTCCACATAACAGAGCAAAAGCAAAAGCAGGATTTCCATAAATCGTATAAATCCAAGAACAATCATGGGTTTAAGACTGGTTTTTGCAATAATAAAAGCCCCTGAAATTTCGCACACAAGAATAAGGATAAGGGAAATACAGCATATTCTTATTGTAATCCTGTCTGTCTCCAATTAAGTCTCCTGAGTGATTTATAGGCATACAATTGCACATACCATTGTTCTAATATCTTGATTTGTTTTAATATTTCCCTGACTGAATCTTTGCTTTTTTTCTGTCCAAGTGAATTAAATGCAATATATGAAACATTGATCTGGGGATCCTCAAGCAATGCCAGGTTAATTTCAAAGCTTTCAGGAGAACCGGCAGAATAAAGAGCTTTTGCAAGCCAGTAACGCTCAAGAATAATGGGACTTGCAGGCATTTGAGGCGGTATTCCGATTTTGCCTATATCAATTTTTCTTGCACTGATAAATTTAAGAGCTGCTATCCTTGTATCTGCATTTTCAGATTTCAGGGCCCGGGCAAGATTTTCTTTTTTAAAGATTTTGGGTTTTTCAGGGTGCCAAAAGTAAAAAACCGCGGCTCCTGTAATCAAACAACATATAATCGTA from the Desulfonema limicola genome contains:
- a CDS encoding serine/threonine-protein kinase PknK → MNHHQDFPFGRRYKILEDIGHGGMGRVYKVHDSVRNEVLALKELSRQHIVSQASILGFKNEFRIMSEFQHPHMVKVFEFGISAHNHPFITMEFIPGKNLSELSSLSTDQVVEIIINIAQAASCIHSRLYVHRDLKPDNIKLMDDNTIKLLDFGLMSQLGLPASDRVSGTYYYLAPETFTGGIIDESTDVYSIGIIAYELLSGQRPFIGKSVEILNAHLKKTPKPLTDFYPHIPESLNAIVLKMLEKDKDARYRNCPELLEDLEHLTGKPRTIETSEPRQGYLYSSKIIGRAVEQTVFIKKLNLLQNSQTSALFVGAAAGMGKTRLLGEMKNIAELEGIKTIFINSQTAAGQIFGWIKGLMLQLIPLSQEKEVQAYKDCLEYISKTYDSESRQIYENDLIKSLILWIEAVSQKTPFVIFLDDLHWADLKSIQVFNELIRASDRLKVLIIGGFRKNEIEKTSVLWHTVEENLTEYIELKPLDSHQTRTLIENLLYPSPIFLDFSDYCFKNCGGNVFDLIEFLRYMITGGHLTKSGKNWTEPVNLNSLSLPSNMEERLIQRTGRLSPEARGLADIASVIKDRLDLENWQAVSGYDEPGFFQGIDELMNYQIIIKSNQYYQFSHDIIRRVLYENLDNSQKKKLHNKKADFLETRLTPDDRTLIPVIAAHYAAAENSFKAIKYSLEAGRDAEINNVEWDAFDHYRNAARFLEDNQDYPGSQDILLNIYEKAAQFSSAAWIDASTCLKWLQKAIDYRIKSQDMDKVFGLSLSYLVSACISGSYDAARKKIPEIIETCSVKEGTIHWAILYGAGVCLADWYQGYQEDCFSHAETAVKIFEDYLENLPDDVWPAYSWSLFWRDKARAYLGQPVKMENVEKIRQLMEQGKSDQTIYWHTLTAVTARAAFTGHWAELLEWKNRASQLSKQMGKIYWFECWISHSYLYGAIYCGAFSQLENHIKKVQASPDPYQVRLAYLFRGMLELERRNFSHAEQNLSLFLEMEESAPDNSWAEGFVYMAKTCLGADKNQDAASYIQKGSDLVKKEPYKNPLYQLQFLQLSAELAISSADYTPVKSMLDRSLEMADMMDNTIQKAFVHKLFGRYYFEQDEPDKAQKHYLLSRDIFLSLGNKYQAGQVISILECITPKDINTGSHKDYKQDLNLLSKTIIEDQDSRFTLLDNEPEQDLKTGDNMTMEHTVSDAIDKIDI
- a CDS encoding CPBP family intramembrane glutamic endopeptidase, with the protein product METDRITIRICCISLILILVCEISGAFIIAKTSLKPMIVLGFIRFMEILLLLLLCYVENRDFSCLGMGEGQILPGLKKGIVWSLVFAGVVIIVFIILWIFNLNPLKMLHIRLPEDTFECIVFFIVGGFIGPVAEEIFFRGILYGFFRKWGVFPALGLSSLFFVLLHSSFGLTQVVGSIVFALAYEIEGKLMVPVVIHVTGNTALFSLSFI